In one window of Ammoniphilus sp. CFH 90114 DNA:
- a CDS encoding GntR family transcriptional regulator, which produces MLGGEITVKSKTSSSLADKIYSTIKGAILNRELSPGTKLSEEALAQILQVSRTPIRTALQRLSYEKLVTINKRVTTVASPTVKEVQEVFEMRMLLEDFTVSKACENAWKSQKVIKHLEEILEVEKQAYESKDMNRVLTRVFDFHIEIARLVDNSHVLRNLEQMIALTNMYIAFYSEMDIESPNSPEEHRGILNEIEKGDKAAAREKMKAHLGGIINRLNFDKIKSSNQDLHDILLRNQIL; this is translated from the coding sequence ATGCTTGGAGGAGAAATAACGGTCAAATCTAAAACTAGCTCATCTTTGGCAGACAAAATCTACTCTACTATTAAAGGAGCTATATTGAATCGAGAACTTTCTCCCGGGACGAAGTTATCCGAAGAGGCGCTAGCACAGATCCTTCAGGTCAGTCGAACACCGATTCGGACGGCGCTTCAGCGGCTATCCTATGAGAAGCTCGTCACCATAAATAAACGTGTCACCACCGTGGCCAGTCCTACAGTCAAAGAAGTACAGGAAGTATTTGAAATGAGGATGCTGCTTGAGGATTTTACGGTTTCTAAGGCTTGTGAGAATGCGTGGAAATCGCAGAAGGTCATTAAGCACTTAGAAGAGATCTTGGAAGTGGAGAAACAAGCTTACGAAAGCAAAGACATGAATCGTGTCTTAACCCGTGTCTTCGATTTCCATATCGAAATCGCAAGATTAGTAGACAATAGTCACGTTTTGAGAAATTTGGAGCAAATGATTGCCCTTACGAATATGTATATAGCCTTTTATAGCGAAATGGATATCGAATCCCCCAACTCTCCGGAAGAACACAGGGGGATCCTGAATGAGATTGAAAAAGGGGACAAAGCTGCTGCAAGGGAAAAAATGAAGGCCCATCTCGGAGGGATAATCAACAGGTTGAATTTCGACAAGATAAAAAGCTCAAATCAAGATCTCCACGATATCCTTTTGCGTAATCAGATTTTGTAA
- a CDS encoding LacI family DNA-binding transcriptional regulator — protein sequence MKPTITDVAKKAGVSIATVSKVMNNTGKISEATKKRVLEIMKEMEFQPSFVASALKGKSTYTIGLLIPDLANPFFAELARSIEDRGHNLGYNLVICSTDYSMEKESKYINLLKQKSVDGFILASGFENIQLVKELMEEKTPLAIVAREMPALEVDTVSVDNFLGGYLAASHLINLGHKEIAIITRDVWSNRERLRGYRQALLEAGIPFEEKIDVVEETSVECGRKMAGKFLSSARRPTAIFACSDSLAIGVFHAAREFGLKIPNDLSVIGFDDTPWAGASFPSMTTIAQPIREMGLAVTDLLVKAIKGEKETKQRLILLPKLIARESTVPYSGR from the coding sequence ATGAAACCAACGATTACGGATGTGGCTAAGAAAGCAGGAGTTTCTATTGCGACCGTGTCCAAGGTGATGAACAATACGGGCAAAATTAGCGAAGCGACTAAAAAAAGAGTATTAGAGATTATGAAGGAGATGGAGTTTCAACCCAGTTTTGTGGCGAGTGCCTTAAAAGGTAAATCCACCTATACGATAGGGCTCCTTATTCCTGATCTCGCCAATCCTTTTTTTGCTGAATTAGCTAGGAGTATTGAAGACCGCGGTCATAATCTTGGCTATAATTTGGTTATTTGCAGTACAGACTATTCCATGGAAAAGGAATCAAAATACATAAATCTACTTAAGCAAAAAAGTGTAGATGGCTTCATTCTTGCCTCCGGATTTGAAAACATTCAGTTGGTAAAGGAATTAATGGAAGAAAAAACCCCCTTGGCCATTGTCGCTCGCGAGATGCCAGCTTTAGAAGTGGATACGGTATCTGTGGATAATTTTTTAGGAGGGTACCTGGCCGCCTCCCATCTCATTAATTTAGGACATAAAGAGATCGCCATTATTACCAGGGATGTATGGAGTAATCGGGAACGACTCCGTGGGTATAGACAAGCTCTATTAGAAGCAGGTATTCCATTTGAAGAAAAAATAGATGTCGTTGAGGAAACATCTGTAGAATGCGGGAGAAAGATGGCGGGGAAATTCCTTAGCTCAGCCCGACGGCCAACAGCCATCTTCGCTTGTAGTGATTCCTTAGCCATTGGAGTTTTCCATGCAGCAAGGGAGTTTGGTTTAAAGATTCCTAACGATTTATCCGTGATAGGATTTGATGACACCCCATGGGCCGGTGCCAGCTTTCCTTCTATGACGACCATTGCCCAACCCATCCGAGAGATGGGTCTCGCGGTAACGGATCTCCTTGTAAAAGCAATAAAAGGAGAAAAAGAAACGAAGCAGCGACTCATCTTACTACCGAAGCTTATTGCTCGAGAGTCTACGGTTCCATATTCTGGTAGATAG
- a CDS encoding GNAT family N-acetyltransferase, producing the protein MTVINKIEQHLIQHWMYFKRTEHSTYIDNNVIKYLSVGPYNRVMFVDWSNTDRLDIEEQMDNIIKLSNPEGEPFLWIVGPSTQPAELKDLLHTRGFQHNQRWTGMALSPEDFKMASGHPEGFEFIKVETEEDLRKWVEVYIEGYQRPSESAEQVFHLFQPIATSKQNEYQLYLGLDQGEPAVCGAVYIEDGMIAGLYCIATHPMRRGKGLATSFLQNLVDLVIKQGASLCVLHATEAGKFLYEKIGFTSYGHFEVYKKMN; encoded by the coding sequence ATGACGGTGATCAATAAAATAGAACAACATCTGATTCAACACTGGATGTATTTTAAACGTACAGAACATAGTACTTACATAGATAATAACGTGATCAAGTATCTTTCTGTTGGACCCTATAATCGTGTCATGTTCGTAGATTGGTCGAATACAGATCGACTCGATATCGAAGAGCAGATGGACAACATAATTAAACTCAGCAACCCAGAAGGTGAACCTTTTCTGTGGATTGTCGGACCATCTACCCAACCAGCAGAACTTAAGGACCTATTACATACAAGAGGATTTCAGCATAATCAACGCTGGACGGGAATGGCATTGAGCCCGGAGGATTTTAAGATGGCAAGTGGCCATCCGGAAGGCTTCGAATTCATCAAAGTGGAAACGGAAGAGGACTTAAGGAAATGGGTCGAGGTATACATTGAGGGATATCAAAGACCCTCGGAGTCCGCTGAGCAAGTCTTCCACTTATTTCAACCGATTGCAACGAGTAAACAGAACGAGTATCAATTGTATCTGGGTCTTGATCAGGGGGAACCTGCTGTTTGTGGAGCTGTCTATATAGAGGATGGGATGATAGCCGGTCTTTATTGCATCGCTACACATCCGATGAGGAGAGGAAAAGGTCTAGCTACGAGTTTCTTGCAAAATCTAGTGGATCTCGTGATCAAGCAGGGAGCCTCGCTTTGCGTCCTTCATGCTACGGAAGCAGGAAAGTTCCTTTATGAGAAGATCGGATTTACATCTTATGGTCATTTTGAAGTATATAAAAAGATGAACTAA
- a CDS encoding ABC transporter ATP-binding protein translates to MLKIDDLHVSYGNVKALKGISMEVKGGEVVTLIGSNGAGKSTLLKTISGLIRPDQGTISFLGENITNVSPDKIVAKGIAHVPEGRRIFSNMTVKENLIVGSYQRKDKQQLKLDYEEIFSLFPILHSRAEQMAGTLSGGEQQMLALSRALLSKPKLMILDEPSLGLAPVIVDTVFDVIEKIRKTGITILLVEQNAHLALESSERAYVLETGEIKISGDSRLLLEDERVIEAYLG, encoded by the coding sequence ATGCTGAAAATTGATGATTTACATGTTTCCTATGGAAATGTGAAGGCTCTTAAAGGGATATCCATGGAAGTGAAGGGCGGGGAAGTCGTCACACTGATCGGGTCCAATGGTGCGGGGAAGTCAACCTTGCTGAAAACCATCTCTGGACTCATCCGTCCGGATCAAGGAACCATCTCTTTCCTAGGTGAAAATATTACGAATGTATCGCCTGATAAAATTGTAGCTAAGGGCATTGCTCATGTACCCGAGGGACGTCGGATCTTTTCTAATATGACCGTGAAGGAAAATTTAATTGTGGGGTCCTACCAACGGAAAGATAAACAGCAATTGAAACTTGACTATGAGGAGATCTTTTCCTTATTTCCTATTCTTCATTCGAGAGCAGAGCAAATGGCTGGAACGCTCTCGGGGGGTGAGCAACAAATGTTGGCTTTAAGTCGAGCCCTCTTGTCTAAGCCTAAGCTCATGATTCTGGATGAGCCCTCACTTGGACTAGCGCCGGTGATCGTAGATACCGTCTTTGATGTCATCGAAAAAATTAGGAAGACGGGGATAACGATTTTGCTTGTCGAGCAGAATGCCCATTTGGCTCTGGAATCATCGGAGCGTGCTTATGTACTAGAAACGGGGGAGATCAAAATTTCTGGGGATTCTCGCCTATTGCTAGAAGATGAAAGAGTGATAGAAGCGTATTTGGGATAG